ACGAGAACTTTAAACTGGCGGAGCCCATCCCCGGCCCTTCCACCGAATCCCTCGGTGCCGTGGCCAAGGAACTGGGCGTGGTGATCATCGCCTCCTTGTTCGAGAAAAGAACGGAAGGACTGTACCACAACACCACCGCCGTGATCGATGCCGACGGCAAATACCTCGGCAAATACCGCAAAATGCATATCCCCGACGATCCCGCATATTACGAGAAGTTCTACTTCACGCCGGGCGACCTGGGCTATAAAGTCTTCAAAACCAAATTCGCCACCATTGGCGTGCTGATCTGCTGGGACCAATGGTACCCCGAAGCCGCGCGCATCACCTCCCTCATGGGCGCCCAGATCCTGTTCTACCCCACCGCCATCGGCTGGGCCACGAGCCAGGACGAAGCCACCAACGTGGAACAATACAACGCCTGGCAAACCATGCAGCGCAGCCATGCCGTGGCCAACGGCGTGCACGTCGTAAGCGTGAACCGCACCGGCTTTGAGCAGGACGGGCTCATGAAATTCTGGGGCGGCTCCTTCGTGGCCAATCCCTTCGGCACCGTGCTCCACCAAAGCTCGCACACCGACGAGGAAAACGTCGTGCTGGAACTGGACCTTTCCAAAACCGACCGCTACCGCACCCACTGGCCTTTCCTCCGCGACCGCAGAATAGACTCCTACCAACCGATCACCAAACGATATATCGACGACGAACAATGATACAGCCAACACCCCGGGAACTGGGCTATTACTTCCCGGCCGAGTTCCATCCGCATACCGCCACATGGTTGAGCTGGCCCCACAAGGAAGCCAGCTGGCCCGGGAAGATCCAGACCATCTATCCCCATTACAGCCGTTTTGTCAAATACCTGGCCGATAGCGAGCTGGTACGCATCAACGTGGCCGACGAAGCAATGAAAGCCTTCGCCACCGGGCACCTCCAGGCTGCCGGCGTGAATATGGCGCAGGTGGAGTTCTTCCTCCACCCCACCAACGACGCCTGGTGCCGCGACCACGGCCCGGCGTTTCTCATCAATCCCAACGCCGCGCAAAAGAAGGCGGTGGTAGACTGGAACTATAACGCCTGGGGCGGAAAATATCCCCCCTTCGACCTCGACGATATCATCCCCACCAAAATCGCCAGACATTTCGGCCTGCCGCTCTTTGAGCCGGGCATCATCATGGAAGGCGGTTCCGTGGAATTCAACGGGAAAGGCACCATCCTTACCAGCAGCTGCTGTCTCCTCAACGAAAACCGCAACGCCCACCTTAACCAGGAACAGGTGGAAAAATACCTCTACGAGTTTTACGGAGCAGAACAGGTGTTGTGGGTGGATGAAGGCATCGTGGGCGACGACACCGACGGTCATATCGACGATACCATCCGTTTCGTGAACGAGGATACCGTGCTGACCGTCATCGAAACCGACAAGACAGACGAGAACTACGAAATCCTGCAGCAGAACCTGCGCCAGCTCAAAGCCATGCGCCTGCTCAACGGCAAGCAGCTCAACATTGTGGAGCTGCCCATGCCCGGCGCCGTCATCTTCGACGACCAGCGCCTGCCGGCATCCTACGCCAACTTCTGCATCAGCAACAAGTACGTCATCGTTCCCACATTCCAATGCGACAAAGACGAACAGGCGCTGCGCATCATCGCCGACTGTTTCCGCGACCGCGAAGTAGTGGGCGTGGATTCTACCGACATTATCTGGGGCCTCGGCAGTTTCCATTGCCTGAGCCAGCAGGAACCTGCGGTTTAACGCGATTTAATTTTTACCGGAATAAGAAAAGGCCGTTCCCTGCGAAAGAGAACGGCCTTTTTCATACACGTTTTCGTAAACAACAATCTTTTTTACAACTGCTGGGCATCAATGATCCGGATGCCTTCCACGGGTTGCCGGCCAAATTCCACCAACTGGGAATTGCCGCCTAGGCCCGTAATATCCCTGAAAGTGGCATTCTTCAACGTTCCCACGATCTTAACGGCCGCTTTGGCCCTGGTCCGCACATTCTCCACCTGGATATTGCAGGTTTCGCCCAGCACATTCATGCGGGACGACCAGTAATGCTCCTCCCCGATCCGGATACCCGCTCCGGGCCTGATTTCCTTGTCCGTCGAAGTATCGAAAATCCCCGAAACGAAAATGTTGTACATTTTGATACCATCCTGGTTGAGCAGGCGTACGAGGGCGTGGCCGCCGACGCATTTGGCCTGTATGTTACGGATGGTGATGTTGTAGATGTCGTCGTTCTCACGGGGGAGCCTGCCGCCCACCTGCATGCTGGTTTTGGCGGTATCGTTGGGCGTGGCGAGGCCGGTGAGGGCGATCACATCATCGCCGGTGATGCCGGTGATGTTTTCGATGATGATGTCGTGACAGCCCTTGCGGACGTCAACACCGTCCTGGTTCGGAAATTTGTTGGTGTTGGCGAAGTTGATGTTGGCCACCTTGCCGTAGGCACAACCATGTTCCATGGAAATAGCCCAGGCCTGCGTTTCTTCCATCGTAAAACCTTCGATGGTGAAATGTTGCGTATCGTACAACAGGATGCCGATGGTGCGGTAGCCGCTCTTATCGCCTGGCGGGTTGAAGTGTGCTTCCAGTCCGCCGCTCAGCACGGCGTTTCCTTTGCCGGTGATGCGTATGTTTTTGTTGGATGAAAGCGGTTGGGTGCGGGCGCCGGCGTTGGTGATGATGTTGTCCGCGGTGCCGGGCGAAAGGCGCACGAGGCAATCGTTGAGCACCAGCGTAAAGTCTGACGGCACGAGTATAGCGCGGTCGATGAGCCATTCGGCGCTTTTCCGCTGCTGGTTCCAGCGCGGGATTTCGATGGAGTTGACGCCTGTCCGGATGGCTTCACGGATGGCAGCTTCGATGCGGTCGCTGTCGGTTCCCTTCCTAAAATCATTCGGCGTGATGGGATCCGCCATGGCGGCGGCGGACCATATCAGGCAAATACACAATGCTATAAACCTCATATCTGTTGCTTGCTGTTAAATAATCAATCGTATCCCAGGTTCTGCGACAGTTCCGGGTTCAGGCTTCTTTCCCTGAACGGGATGGGGAACAGGACGTTGCGGTCCCTGATGTCGTAGTTTTCTACAAGATACCCCACTCCTTTGTATTTCTCCTTGTATGCACGCATCACTTCCAGCATTTTGCCGGTACGCAGCAGGTCGAGGTAGCGGTGGCCTTCGAAGCAAAGTTCTACGCGGCGCTCGTGCTGTATGGTGTCGCGCAGGGCGGTTTGACCTACATCCGGGACATCATCCAGATCCGCGCGGAAGCGTACTTCGTTGAGGGGTTTGATGGCTTCGCCGGTAGCGCCGGTTTCGTTGAGGGCTTCGGCGTACATGAGCAATACATCCGCATAACGGATTACCGGCCAGAGGTTCTTGCCTTCGTTATTGGCGATGGGCCTGTCGAGGAATTTGCGGGTATACAGCGCGTTGGTGGTAGCATACCGGGCGATGGCCACGGGTTTGCGGGCATCATCGGCCTCGAAGGCATCATTCAGGTCTTCCGTGCCCTGGTTCGATCCTGCCGGGAAGGCGCCGGTAGTGATGTCGGTACCGGAACCAAAGGGCGCGAAGCGGATGCAGAAACTGCTGCCTTCCCCGTTGCCGTTGGCGATATATTGCACGGCAAAGAGTATCTCCTTGTTATTGCGGTTGTCGACGCTGAACACCTGCGCATAATCGTCAAGCAGGCCGAAATTCGCGTCTTCTTTCGCGGCTTTCAGCACCGGCACGGCTTTAGGGAATTGTTTGGACACGAGGTACATTTTCCCCAGCAAGGCTTGCGCAGCGGCTTTGGGAGCGCGGCCTACATTGGCGCCCGTATACACCGGGGGAAGCGCTTCGATGGCGGCCAGGAGGTCTGTTTCGACCTGCGCGTACACCTTGGCGATGGGTTCGCGGAGGTAGCTGTACGCCTCGGCTTCCGTTTTCACTTCCTTCAGGATCAGCGGCACATCGCCAAAGAACTGCGCCAGCTGCAGGTACATGAGCGAGCGCACGAAGAGGGCTTCGCCTTTGTATTGCTTTTTCAGGTTATCGTTCATGGCAATGGCATCGATCTTGTCGAGGATGATATTGGCACGGCCGATGGTATTGTAAGAATTGAGCCAGAGCGACTGGAAATAAGAATTGTTATTGAGCCAGGTTTGCTGGTCTACCTCCGCGTAGGCGAGGTTCCCATTGTTGGCTTCCGTATTGTCGGATGGCACTTCCGCCACCACGAAGTAGTTGTTATAATACCCGCGAAGGCTGTTGTACATGCCGTTAACGGCGGCTGTAATATCCGACTCGCGGTTGAAGTAATCGTCGCGGTTCACGACCGTGGGGGATTTCAGGTCTACGAAGCTCGTGCATCCCTGCGCGAGGCCGAGAACCATTGCGGCCATTCCCACCAGTTTATATGTATGCGATTTCATCTGCGCTAGATTTTTGTGCTTGATCAATTAAAACCCGATGTTGATACCTACCATTACGCTTTTTGCCAGCGGATAGCTGCCCTGGTCGGCCCCTGGCTGGTAAACGGACGTGCCGTACTGGCTGGGCTCGGGGTTGAATCCGGGATACTTGGTAAGGGTGAAGAGGTTCTGCGCCGTGAGGTAAAGGCGTGCCGACTGCAGGGTGAGCCTCCTGGTGATCGTCTCCGGCAGGTTGTACCCCAGCGTTACGTTTCGCAGGCGCAGGAAGGAGCCGCTGAATACGGCGTAAGAGCTGAGTTGCCCCGCGGTGCTGAAGCCCGCACGGGGCCCTACACGCGCATACTTCACATCCCTGTCGGGTTCTTCGGGCCTGTAATAATTGTTTGCCATTTCCTTTACGGCGTTGAATTTACCGATCCAGAGTTGGGAGTGGCGTGCGGCGCCATTGATGATGCCGTTGCCGAGGGTGCCCTGGAAGAGGAAGCTCAGGTCGAAGTTTTTGTACGAGAAATTGTTGGTGATACCGTACACGTAATCCGGGAAACCGTTGCCGAGATAAGTGCGGTCGGATTCGTTGATCTGTCCGTCGCCGTTCACGTCGCGGATTTTGTAATCGCCCACGCCGGAGCCGGCCCATTTGGCGCTCTTCGCCAGCTCATCCGCATTCTTAAACACACCGTCGATCACGAAGCCATAGAAGCTGCCCAGGGGCTTGCCCACTTCCACGCGGTAAACGTTCGGCCATCCGCCGATACCGTCGTAGGGGTTGAGGGATTTCCTGCCACCGAGATCCATCACTTCGGAACGGTTGTAGGAGATATTGAAGTTGGTGCTCCATTTGAACTTGCCCACCATGTTTCGGGTGTTCAGCTCGATTTCGTAGCCCCTGTTGCGCAGCTTGCCGATGTTGGTCTGGAACGATGTGGCATAGCCGAGCACGCCGGGAAGGTCTTTGGAGAACAGCATGCCGTCGGTTTCCTTGTTGTAGAAGTCCACCGTCAGGTAGATCCTTTCTTTCAGGAAAGCCGCTTCCAGGCCGACGCCGAACTGTTTGTTCTTTTCCCAGGTAAGTTCGCGGTTCATATATCCGTTCTGGAATACGCCGGACACGCGCTGGTCGCCGAGGCTGTAATTGGAATAACCGATGCCGCTCATCCAGGTGAAGTCGCCGATGTTGGCGTTGCCGGTTTCGCCATAGCTGGCCCTGATCTTCAGTTCATCGAACAGCTGCTGGTTTTGCATGAAGGCTTCCTCCGAAACGCGCCATGCGGCGGAATACGATTGGAAGACGCCCCAACGGTTATCAGGCCCGAAGCGTGAAGATGCGTCTGTACGGATGGAGGCGGAAAGGAGATATTTGTTTTTGTAATCGTAGTTCACGCGTGCGGCGTAAGACAGGAAGCTGTTCAATTCATATCCCAGCGTTCCAAGCAGTTCGGTGGATGCGGCGGGGTTATGCACCTGGTCGTTGATGAAGGTGCCGGCCTTGCCGCGTGCTGCCGTGCTGGTGCCGTTGAAGCGCTGCATGGAATACAGCAGCATACCGCCGAGGTTGTGCCCGCCTTTCAGGCTGCGGCTGTAGTTGAGGGTATTTTCCCAGAGCCAGCCTACGGTCCTGTTGCTTGTTACCTGGCTGGCGATTCCCGTCAGCAAAGGATTTGAAAGGTTCGCGAAGGGCGCGCTGCTATAAGCGAGAGTGGAAGGCGTGTATTCTGTATAAGTTGTAGCGCCGGTTGTTACGCCGCCCTGTGATTTGATGATGAGGCCTTTGAGGGGCTCCCACTGCAGGTAGGCATTGCTGAGCAGGCCGGAGTACTTTTGCTCGTTTTCATACAGTTCCAGCACGGCCAGCGGGTTGTGGATGCCCGGCTCGCTGAAGCCGTATTGGGTGAAGGGCAATACGTTGTTCTGTCCATAATCGCCATTGGGTAAACGTGGAGACACCACCGGCGGCATGAGCATCGCTGCGTATACCGGCATGTATGTGGCAGGACCCGGATTGCCCGGACCGGGCTTCACGTTGCGGGTGGTGAATGACGGCGCAAAGCTCGCACCCATCTTCAGTTTACTGCTCAGGTCCGCATCGATATTGGCGTTTACCGTTCCCATCTTGTAATCCGTTCCGATCATCACGCCCTTCTGGTTGGTATAGTTGCCGGAAATGGAGAAACGTACTTTATCGCTGCCGCCGCGGGCGCTCAACTGGATGTCTGACATGGGAGCCGAACGGAAGATCACATCCTGCCAGTCGGTATCCGCCAGCTGGTCCGGCGTGTCGAACACATCGGGGTAGCGGCCGTTCTGAGCTTTGGCAGCATCTTTGGCGTATTGCAGGTATTCGGATTTGTTCATCATGTCCATGGTACGGTAAACGGTTTGAACGCCGGTGTATGCGTTGACGTTAAACATCGTCTTCCCTGACTTGCCGCGTTTGGTGGTCACGATCACCACCCCGTTGGCGGCGCGGGAGCCGTAAATTGCCGCGGAAGCCGCGTCTTTCAGCAATTCGATGGACTCGATATCGGCCACGTTGATGCGCTGGAATTGCGCTGCGTTGGGCAGCGGGTAACCGTCTACCACATACAGCGGATCGTTGGACGCGCCCATGGAGCCGATGCCCCGGATGCGGATGGTGGGCGCTTCGCCGGGCATGCTGCCGCTGGCGGATTGCACCTGCACGCCGGCGGCAAGGCCCGCGAGGGCGTCACCCGGATTGGTTACGGGTTGTTTGCCGAGGTCGGCGCCGGATACTTTGGAGATGGCGGTAGTGAGGCGGCGCTTGGAGGAAGTGCCGTATCCCACCACCACTACTTCGTCGAGGTCGGAAAGGCTGGATTCCAGGGCTACAACGGGCATGTTGCCATCGCCCACCACTACGCTCTGTTCCTTGAAACCGACGATGCGGAAGACAAGTATTTCCCCTTTACCAGCTTCCAGCCGGAAGCGGCCATCCGCGTCGGTGACGGTACCCCGTTGCGTACCTTTTACAAAAACGGATACGCCTTCCAGGGGCTGCCCGGAAGCATCCGTTACCCTTCCGGTAACCGGAGCGCGGGCTACGGAATGGCGTATGCCTTCACCCGTTGCGGTTCCCGGGACCGGTGCGGCGGTAGCGCCGGCTGTACCCAGGAACATTGCGATCATAAATACTGCGGATACATTCATAGTGGTATACTTCTAATAAGTCAAAAAATTTCCATGCTGTTCGCAGACAAACAGCTTACGTGGATGAATAGATTAATTATCGTTTTGGTTGAAATAAATCACCCCTCATGTCTTCCCAAAAATAACCAGTATTCCTTACGTAATTGGACACATGGTTTTCAAAGTATGACATCATATTTGCATTAGGCAATTACTTTATCTGATTTCCATGCAAACGCGCGATAAAAGCAGTTCAGGTTTCCGCCGCATCCGGACCGATCCTTTTATGCCCGATGTGCCGGTAAGGCAGGCGGCGCAGGTTGCTGGTGCAAAGGCCGGGACTGTCGATGTAGAAAGCAGCGCCCGCTATGGGATCGTATGCCTGTTTGTGCGATACGGCGGCTTTTACGATGATGAATTGCGCCGTTTCGGGCACGATGCCCTGCGAGCGGAGCTGGCCAAGATCCATGGGCGGTGTTTTGTACGTGGTGAGCAGCACCGTGGCCTGCGTGTTCCGGATAACGGCGCAGGGGCCCATGTTCACGAATGCTCCGGTAATGGATGCGAGGTGGGAATTTTTATTTTCCAGTTCAAAACAGCCGTCGGTGAGGTTGCTGACGGTGGCGGTGAATGTCACCGGATCGCCGTGGAACCTGTCCGTTTTTCCGCCGATAGTGAATGTGCCGGTTGCGCCGATGCCCAGGTGAATGCAATCCTGCACCGCTTTCGGATCGTTCAGGATCGCAACGATCCCTGTTTCGCCGGTGGCGAGGAGCGGGGCGAGGATGCCGGTACCATCGCCGGGCGTGCCGCCGCCGATGTTGTCGGAAGCTTCGATGAGGAGAACCGGCGCCATGAGGCCGGGGATCGCCAGCACGCTCTCCAGCGTGTGCTCGTAAGGGTAAGCCGGTTGCAGGTGCGCTTTCAGTTCCTGTTCCAGCGCTGCGAGCCATGCTGCGGCTTCCGCCGCGGGGCCGCGTGTGCAGCAGGAAAAACTGAAGCCGCAGTCGGGAATGTCGGCGTAGGCGAATCCCGCCCAAACGTTGATACAGAGGAGCTGTGGGTTTGCTGCTTCGACAGCGGCGGCCCTGCGCAGCAGTGCGCGCATGGGGTCCGCGGCGGTGCCTTGCCCGGCGGGCGGTGCGATGTATGGAGTAGCATGAAATACTTGTCGCACACCGGGTTGTTCCAAAATCTCCTGCAAAAAAGCGGCGGCTGTAACGGCGGCTTCGCGCGCATCGGTATGCGGGTTCTCGCGGTAACCGTAGAGGCAGGTACTGTTATCGATCATTTTTTGGGAAACGTTGGCGTGCAGATCGAGCACCGCCACTACGGGCACTTGCTTTCCGCGGAGGGAGAAAAAGAACTGCAGCTCTTCCAGCAAACGTCCTTCCACATCCGCCGTGTTTTCGCAAACCATGGCGCCGTGCAACACCAGGTACACCGCGTCTACCTGCTGCCAATGCACATCCAGCGCCGCGAAGAAATGTTCCCGGAAGTAGTCGTACACGGCGTCTTCTGCCATTCCCGAAGGCATGGCGGCCATCTGTATGCCGGGGGTCACCTCCCACCCTGCTTCGCGGGCAAAAGCGAGGAAACCGTCCATCGGTGTGCCGTTGCCTTCGTTGCACGCCAGGATTTCAGGGCCGTGATGGAGCGCCAGTTCGCGGAAGGAACCGAGGCCAGTGCGTTCGGCCAGGAACGTATGTGTTTCATGGAAAAGGCCGGATACAAATACCGTTGGAGTCTTCTTACGCATCGGTTATAATTTTGCAAAAGTTCTTTCGATGGCCCGCCGCGTAGCCGCCAGTTCCTCAGCGCCGTGGGTGATGCCGATATACCAGCGCCCGTCGGGCAGGAGGAGCACCCCTTCTACCAGCATCAGCGACCGGAACCGGGCGAGCATCGCAGTATCTGCCTGCAGCGTTTCTTCATAATTCAACGGCGTTTGCCGTAGTCCGAAGTGAGTACTGAATACACTGCCGGTGCCGGAAGTTACCATGGTCACGCCCGCTTTATCAGCGGCCTGTTGCAAACAGCTGCGCAGCGCGAAACCGTAATTATGCAACTTATCATAACAATCGCCGGCAGACAGCAGGCTGATCGTTGCCAGCGCTGCCGCGAGATTGATGGAAGCGCCGTTATAGGTGCCGGCATGAATGGTCTTGCCCTCCCGCAGCACGTCGAAGATCTCCCTGCGGCCACCCACCGCGGCCATGGTAAACCCGCCGGCGATGGCTTTGGCGTAAACAGACATATCCGGCTGCAGCCCGAAATACGCACGTGCGCCACCCAATGCCACCCTGAAACCGGTGATCACTTCATCGAAAACAGATACTACGCCATGTTCGCGGCAGCTGTCGATCACACCTTCCAAAAATCCCTCCAGCGGCATGCAGCAACCGGAATTAGCCAGTATCGGCTCAGTCAGCACGCAGGCGATTTCGTGGCCTCTTTCAGCCAGTAACGATTTTAGTGCGGATAAGTTATTCCAGGGCAGTACGAGGGTTTCGCCGTATTCGGAAACCGGCTGCCCGCCGCATCCCGGAGCGGGCGATCCCAATTGCGTGGCCTGGGGCTTGTAGCTCACCAGCACGTTGTTCAGCCAGCCATGGTAATGCCCTTCGAATTTTACAATCTTCGTTTTGCCTGTGTATGCCCGCGCGATGCGGATCGCGGATTGCACCGCCTCGCTGCCCGTGTTGCTGAATGCGACCTGCTCCACGCCCGGTAGCACTTCCACCAAACGTTTAGCCAACGTCACTTCCAGAGGATGCTGCGCGCCGAGGGTATAACTTTTCTGCAATTGCTCCGTTACAGCGTTATTGATGACGGGATGGTTGCTCCCCGCGATCAGCGGCCCCCAGGCCAGGGTGTAATCCAGGAACCGGTTGCCGTCCACGTCGTAGAAGTACGGCCCGTCCGCCCGCTCAAAAAACTGCAGCGGCTGCACGTTCTTCCGCATCGAGCTGGAAACGCCGCAGGGAATCACCTCGCAGGCTGCTTTGTACAATTGATCCGAATGTAAATGTTTCATGATGGTTGGTTATG
Above is a genomic segment from Chitinophaga pollutisoli containing:
- a CDS encoding carbon-nitrogen hydrolase → MSKVKVGYVQMSCSASKAENLAKAIEKVRETAAKGAQIICLQELFTSLYFCDVEDYENFKLAEPIPGPSTESLGAVAKELGVVIIASLFEKRTEGLYHNTTAVIDADGKYLGKYRKMHIPDDPAYYEKFYFTPGDLGYKVFKTKFATIGVLICWDQWYPEAARITSLMGAQILFYPTAIGWATSQDEATNVEQYNAWQTMQRSHAVANGVHVVSVNRTGFEQDGLMKFWGGSFVANPFGTVLHQSSHTDEENVVLELDLSKTDRYRTHWPFLRDRRIDSYQPITKRYIDDEQ
- a CDS encoding agmatine deiminase family protein encodes the protein MIQPTPRELGYYFPAEFHPHTATWLSWPHKEASWPGKIQTIYPHYSRFVKYLADSELVRINVADEAMKAFATGHLQAAGVNMAQVEFFLHPTNDAWCRDHGPAFLINPNAAQKKAVVDWNYNAWGGKYPPFDLDDIIPTKIARHFGLPLFEPGIIMEGGSVEFNGKGTILTSSCCLLNENRNAHLNQEQVEKYLYEFYGAEQVLWVDEGIVGDDTDGHIDDTIRFVNEDTVLTVIETDKTDENYEILQQNLRQLKAMRLLNGKQLNIVELPMPGAVIFDDQRLPASYANFCISNKYVIVPTFQCDKDEQALRIIADCFRDREVVGVDSTDIIWGLGSFHCLSQQEPAV
- a CDS encoding RagB/SusD family nutrient uptake outer membrane protein, whose translation is MKSHTYKLVGMAAMVLGLAQGCTSFVDLKSPTVVNRDDYFNRESDITAAVNGMYNSLRGYYNNYFVVAEVPSDNTEANNGNLAYAEVDQQTWLNNNSYFQSLWLNSYNTIGRANIILDKIDAIAMNDNLKKQYKGEALFVRSLMYLQLAQFFGDVPLILKEVKTEAEAYSYLREPIAKVYAQVETDLLAAIEALPPVYTGANVGRAPKAAAQALLGKMYLVSKQFPKAVPVLKAAKEDANFGLLDDYAQVFSVDNRNNKEILFAVQYIANGNGEGSSFCIRFAPFGSGTDITTGAFPAGSNQGTEDLNDAFEADDARKPVAIARYATTNALYTRKFLDRPIANNEGKNLWPVIRYADVLLMYAEALNETGATGEAIKPLNEVRFRADLDDVPDVGQTALRDTIQHERRVELCFEGHRYLDLLRTGKMLEVMRAYKEKYKGVGYLVENYDIRDRNVLFPIPFRERSLNPELSQNLGYD
- a CDS encoding TonB-dependent receptor — protein: MIAMFLGTAGATAAPVPGTATGEGIRHSVARAPVTGRVTDASGQPLEGVSVFVKGTQRGTVTDADGRFRLEAGKGEILVFRIVGFKEQSVVVGDGNMPVVALESSLSDLDEVVVVGYGTSSKRRLTTAISKVSGADLGKQPVTNPGDALAGLAAGVQVQSASGSMPGEAPTIRIRGIGSMGASNDPLYVVDGYPLPNAAQFQRINVADIESIELLKDAASAAIYGSRAANGVVIVTTKRGKSGKTMFNVNAYTGVQTVYRTMDMMNKSEYLQYAKDAAKAQNGRYPDVFDTPDQLADTDWQDVIFRSAPMSDIQLSARGGSDKVRFSISGNYTNQKGVMIGTDYKMGTVNANIDADLSSKLKMGASFAPSFTTRNVKPGPGNPGPATYMPVYAAMLMPPVVSPRLPNGDYGQNNVLPFTQYGFSEPGIHNPLAVLELYENEQKYSGLLSNAYLQWEPLKGLIIKSQGGVTTGATTYTEYTPSTLAYSSAPFANLSNPLLTGIASQVTSNRTVGWLWENTLNYSRSLKGGHNLGGMLLYSMQRFNGTSTAARGKAGTFINDQVHNPAASTELLGTLGYELNSFLSYAARVNYDYKNKYLLSASIRTDASSRFGPDNRWGVFQSYSAAWRVSEEAFMQNQQLFDELKIRASYGETGNANIGDFTWMSGIGYSNYSLGDQRVSGVFQNGYMNRELTWEKNKQFGVGLEAAFLKERIYLTVDFYNKETDGMLFSKDLPGVLGYATSFQTNIGKLRNRGYEIELNTRNMVGKFKWSTNFNISYNRSEVMDLGGRKSLNPYDGIGGWPNVYRVEVGKPLGSFYGFVIDGVFKNADELAKSAKWAGSGVGDYKIRDVNGDGQINESDRTYLGNGFPDYVYGITNNFSYKNFDLSFLFQGTLGNGIINGAARHSQLWIGKFNAVKEMANNYYRPEEPDRDVKYARVGPRAGFSTAGQLSSYAVFSGSFLRLRNVTLGYNLPETITRRLTLQSARLYLTAQNLFTLTKYPGFNPEPSQYGTSVYQPGADQGSYPLAKSVMVGINIGF
- a CDS encoding M81 family metallopeptidase gives rise to the protein MRKKTPTVFVSGLFHETHTFLAERTGLGSFRELALHHGPEILACNEGNGTPMDGFLAFAREAGWEVTPGIQMAAMPSGMAEDAVYDYFREHFFAALDVHWQQVDAVYLVLHGAMVCENTADVEGRLLEELQFFFSLRGKQVPVVAVLDLHANVSQKMIDNSTCLYGYRENPHTDAREAAVTAAAFLQEILEQPGVRQVFHATPYIAPPAGQGTAADPMRALLRRAAAVEAANPQLLCINVWAGFAYADIPDCGFSFSCCTRGPAAEAAAWLAALEQELKAHLQPAYPYEHTLESVLAIPGLMAPVLLIEASDNIGGGTPGDGTGILAPLLATGETGIVAILNDPKAVQDCIHLGIGATGTFTIGGKTDRFHGDPVTFTATVSNLTDGCFELENKNSHLASITGAFVNMGPCAVIRNTQATVLLTTYKTPPMDLGQLRSQGIVPETAQFIIVKAAVSHKQAYDPIAGAAFYIDSPGLCTSNLRRLPYRHIGHKRIGPDAAET
- a CDS encoding aspartate aminotransferase family protein, translating into MKHLHSDQLYKAACEVIPCGVSSSMRKNVQPLQFFERADGPYFYDVDGNRFLDYTLAWGPLIAGSNHPVINNAVTEQLQKSYTLGAQHPLEVTLAKRLVEVLPGVEQVAFSNTGSEAVQSAIRIARAYTGKTKIVKFEGHYHGWLNNVLVSYKPQATQLGSPAPGCGGQPVSEYGETLVLPWNNLSALKSLLAERGHEIACVLTEPILANSGCCMPLEGFLEGVIDSCREHGVVSVFDEVITGFRVALGGARAYFGLQPDMSVYAKAIAGGFTMAAVGGRREIFDVLREGKTIHAGTYNGASINLAAALATISLLSAGDCYDKLHNYGFALRSCLQQAADKAGVTMVTSGTGSVFSTHFGLRQTPLNYEETLQADTAMLARFRSLMLVEGVLLLPDGRWYIGITHGAEELAATRRAIERTFAKL